In the genome of Chrysoperla carnea chromosome 5, inChrCarn1.1, whole genome shotgun sequence, the window ACGATCTTTTTAGTcaggttttttgaaaaatattgaaaaaagggTGTTTTAGAAACGGCTCTATAcctaattgtttttgaaaattgatggacCGCCGCTGACAATTGAAGGAATTGGCGACCAAAATGAACCCCCTCAGGACAAAATATGTctaaatatcaacaaatattaaaaataaatacatacaataaaaagCATCCACAATTACTTTTAGTAGTTACAGgtgaagtaaaattttaagcTATCTTTAATGTTCTAGGTATCAACCATCAGAAGCAAGTGTTATCAATTCAGTGACAAGTGATTGTGATGATTGTGATGATCGAGAAGGACGATGTGCACAATCAAGTCCAGTGTCAGCAAGTGAACTAGATGAATTATACGAACAAATCAATCGACCACCACAAGTTGTTGTACATAATCggccaaattatttaaatgaaagtcGTAGTCGTAGTCCTATTCTATTCCCACCGAGTATATCATTTGAATCGGGCTTAGATGATATTGAAGTGAACACCGATTTTAGATTTAATGCACAAGGTATTGTTGCCACTAGTagtcgaaaattatcaaatgatTTATCTGATACGGATtcagatgaaattaaaattgaaactacTGTTTGAGattgaattgtttttgttatGCTTTAAAGTTTCATAACCTAATGCTAATTTATACCGGGTGTCGAGATTATTcgttacaaacaaaaatgtcCTCCAATGATTGTTGCCATTATTTATAacgtacaatatttatatttactgatGCTAGTGTATAAGCATACCCAATGTATTTATTACTGTGCTTTCGAGAATGTTAAATACCTAAGCGAAAATGTCTTCAAATGTGTATTAATGATTTTCTCCAACAGAAATAAAAGCTTACCAAACTCCTCTTCAAGCATTTAAATCTAGGATCAGTTATAAAGGATTAAGGAGAACAAGTAACCACCGACTTCGGAAACATGGTTTCAAGGAAAGCtcatttaaagttttcaatttctttcaCTAGAATATCGATAATCGTTACAATctgatatataaattataatcgtCAAAGTTTTGACAAATGGATGTTTGTTATTCAATCATGCCAGTGGgatagatttattttaattttgcataGAGCAAAggattttattatttgcataaGTAGTGATAGTTTAGGGTTCAGAAAATGACAAAGGCCAATTTTTATCCCGAAAAAATGACAGTACCTGTATGCTATCCAATCATACAGGAACCgtgtttttaaacagttttgtaaaagtttgtgaaatagatttttagctcatttttctcaagaaggcttgtttaatttacacagtaacgataaaaactctcaaaatgTCTTTTAACCGCGGGGCGTAGCTAGTACTCtatatttgtcaaattttattgagTTAACAAGTTACAAATAGAGATGTTCATCGagaaaggaacatttttttttccttgaatttttcttcaattgcTTACGATTTAAAAGACAGATTCTGATCATTTAGAAAACTTAGTCATTCGTTAACTCTAAATCACATTCACTCGACGAAAAAAGAGAGGTGTtctaaatttgaccgctatgtgcgtgtgtgtctgcctgtaatttaatgcacaGTGTTATTAGGAATGTTTAAAGAAAATCGGTTGTGTTTGGAGAGATGTTAAACTGCGGTGTTTAACATTAGAATTTGTCTGTGGAGAGAATCatttatgaacatttatttacaaatacatCACCCGGTATACAAAAATGCTTAATTTTGTGGcggttattataaaaaaaaatagcgtatttaaaaaaaaaatgtcgtctTCACAGTGTGTCCCAAAACAGTTTTtccaaatggaaaaaaaaatcacgagataatagacaaaaattagatattatcattaataattcATGCATTTTAAGATTGATTGATgatatctaataatattttacgtAGGAAAACGTTTTAGAATcactgttttataaaaataaatggtagtactatattaaaattatgtgatATTTACATGTGcattaattcaattcaaaaaaaatgaaaacgtatGCACGAAtagttatttgttataaatttggatgcaatttaaaaaaaaaaataaataaataaataaaaatcgaaacgCATAGTATTAGTGTTTGCTCATAAAAACgttttcatttgaatattttgtttttttcgataataatCTAATCGCTATTCTATTATTATAGGCATATTTGTTAAAGTATAAGGAGTTCTATTTTAAACaacaagtttttttgaaaaaaaggccCAAGTAAAAGTTGTTCTATTCGATGATAGGGCATCTTACAAATTCCCAAACGGTAgttgccatattacgcatacaaatgtaaaactagacttgatactatgacaaaatttgaaagtgaaattaaaattgtttgaaaaggAAGAAGTCGTAAGTAATTCAAAGATTGATTGTccatcttcttttagcaaaacaaagttttatatgtagatctatggtgatatcggacaatgaggtcactaacctatatcttcctgTTTgcttaattagaaattttaaacgttcatattttgcttacttctaaagattttcaaaaaccaacttcacttttctacccGTGAATTTTTGACCTCCAAAACCCCTCATGCATACGGGCCTGAtcattaagtataaaataaaagtgtagGTAATAAAAATTAGCGATTAGATTATTATATTGGGTTTTCCAATTAAGATTTCAGCTGTGGTAAAAGCGCCtataaacaaatcaattaaaattacgaTCACATATACAGGTATGTCTTATGTTTGTTTCACCAAAATTGTATAACATTCTTGGCCATTTGAGTATGAACAAGTGTTGAATGAATTTGGCGTTAAATCCGCGAGTATACGAATTAATATATGCTAAGATAGGACTTTTCTCCAAACAGTATTTAGATAGCatggtttaatttttattttaaaccaacCTTAAAAGTTTAATATGGTTGTAATTAACgatttgttttgtaaatcttTGGTAAATATAGTGTGTgacacttaaataattaatcgcatcacaattttaaaaaatatgcttttaaaataagtatggattttggtaatattttttttatgtaactgTAAACCAAGGCGCTTCTCAAAAAAGTGgcgtatttaaaaaatgtcaattatgCGGTTCCAATTATTTATTCAGCTACTAAATACTATTTActacttttaaaacaaatattaattgaattcaaAGGCGTTTCATATCTTAAAAGCGGTGCATGGAAGACTTTTTTTAGTCGATATTGGTATACTTAAAACTCATGCCAATGTGTATACCAGCTATAAAACACCGGGGTAGCAGAATAACATGCAAAAAGTATTCACTGATTACCATCGTTTCATATCGGGtataacatatacgtaatacaagttgtctatttattaattttttaagtcaacttttaCATAGACAaaacgttttatttaattaacaatttattgtttattgaacGAATAGAAACATTTACGCAACTAACTCATGGTTTACGAATGATATATAAAAAGTGAacgatttatttcattttccttaatctGTTACACCTTTGGCTGtactaataattttacaagtacagaaaacaaaaaaaattttatcaaaattaataattatttaaacaaatacctTGTACAAAAgagaattaataaattatttattcaaaaaacaaaatactcgATTATTAAAGACTGttttatctgatttttttacagaaaatatctataatatataattatatcaatgaatgtatttattttatgcctctaaatgtataatattgccatattactttctttttttttatataaaattgatttaagaatAATCTATTATAtgctatatttaataataaatttgcctCATGCAATGTATaagaatattattgtaaaatgatttttattgtatataataaatatatcaaatatacatttttatattaaataagatGTTCTTGTTTGAATTAACGATCTTAAACATTCCGTTTCAAACTAAAACTCTATCTTAtgatagaaaaaagaaatatatatgttagctttaatagatatataatatttaacagaaaAGTTGTTTACAATCTTGTATGTTGCATatcataaacatataaatatattttgtatgaaaaaaatataaaaattagaaagttttttatataaaaaagtagaaaaactatttaaatggATAATGAAGTAGGTATCTTTAGTCTTtacattcaatgaaaaaacaCCTGAGTCGTAACAGGTATGGTTTACGTGTTTTTAACTCGTGGTGCTGACAGCGTTAAATGTGAAACTTTAAATATCTTAATAGTAAATCAATTATGTCGGATTAATTGAGAATGGCCCGACTTGTTTTCTTCAGGAATTACGAATAATTCTAAATTACTGTGAATAAGTCTTCTTTtctctgaaataatttttctttttctgaattagtcttacctttttttaaaaccaaaatactCATTCTATTCTATAATATTCTATTCTGCAGAAGAGAaagagagtaaaaaaaaattggtataattTTATGACTTTTATGGCACAGTTTTGTAAAAATGATGGAGTGATACTAGGATATTTCGAGAATATTAGACTTTGAGATCCAGacagaaaaatatattcgatAATGCATGAAAAATAACGGTCACAGGAAAGGGCCATAATGGaaggattcaattttttttctttgttatcCACGAAAGTCATCTTGACATACTTTTTTAAcggtttcaatttcaaatagtCGCTTTTGAACTGcagtatataaaattacatgtgtaacaaattcttttaattgTCCTTGATTGGGCCTCTACGATCAACGCTGTGaccatcattttcatttcaataattaaatacgACCTATACTATAACAAATGGTTAGAAATTTTGTATCAGTGCTCCCAGTCTATTCTGAGCGCAATAATAcaagtaatattttttggtcTGTGAGTAGagctttaaataacaaaaatatttatgcaattctGTCATAGATTTCTATTATATGCCTTCTTTTAGGAAGAACCAGATCGTTCGTTGATTAACTCCAAACGTCTTTTCTGCATATCatcagataaattttcaaaaattttatttataaaaccatCCATTACATTTATTTGAACTCGATATTCAATTTGTTCACGACAAATTGGACAATTATTCTGAGTTTGTTGCCAGTGTACAATGCAAAAATTGCAATATGAATGCTTACAATTTAAAGTAGtggtttcaataaatatttcactaCAAATTGAACATTCCAATTCAGATTCCAATTCTCGTAATAATAACGCTTGGCTTTCTTGACTTTGATTTTTTAGATCTTCTCTTAACAATTCCTGATGTTctagttcattttttaattggttcagAACATCAATAAGATTCTCTTCGGTCTCTTTTAAGCTTACtgtaatttcttcattttttcgttcactttcatttagttttcgaatattttcttcattttcccGTTCCTTTTCGTTTAATTGTTGTCTAACTTCTTCATGTTCATGTTtcttttccaatattttttgtaaaatcttttCATTTCCATGTCCATTTTCGGTTAATACTTGCGATATTTCTTTGGACTTGcgtttattttcttgaaaaattgctTTTTCTTCACGTTCATATTCTTCAACGAtctgctttaaatttttaaattccacaTCGGGatgtacattattttttacgataaatttttcaataattagttCATATTTCCGTTTTTTGTTATCTTCTTGTTCAACTTCTTCGTGTTCTATGCATTCATATTCTTCAattatttgctttattttttcaaattgttcatATAAgccatttttattgataaattttttaataatttcttcataTTTATACCTTAATTCTTGTctaactttttcattttcacgttcatcttctaatttttgtATCAATTCGTCGTTTTCACCTTGACTTTCAATTTCTAattcttgaataattttctCGTTTTCACGATCtctttcattcaatttttgtaagaGTACTTCATTTCTACGTTCTTtttcaattaacttttttataatattttcattttgcaattttttttcattcaacttTTTTCTAATACTTTCACTTCCTCGTTTGCTTTCATTTAACTTATTTctaatttcttcattttctacttctttttcatttaacttttttttcattactacATTTTCCTGTTctttttcgtataattgttgTTTAATTTCTTGAATTTCACGTTCctgattttttaacttttccatACTTTCTTCATTTTCCCGTCccttttcttttaattgttgTACAACTTCTTCATGTTTATGTTtcttttccaatattttttgtaaaatcttttCATTTTCATGTCCATTTTCGGTTAATACTTGCGATCTTTCTTTGGACTTGCGTTTATCTTCTTGAAAAATTGCTTTTTCTTCACGTTCATATTCTTCAACGAtctgctttaaatttttaaattccacaGCGGGatgtacattattttttacgataaatttatcaataattagtttatatttCCGTTTTTTGTTATCTTTATCTTCTTGTTCAACTTCTTCGTGTTCTATGCATTCATAttcttcaattatttgttttattttttcaaattgttcatATAAGCCAttcttattgataaattttttaataatttcttcataTTTATATCTTAATTCTTGTctaactttttcattttcacgttcatcttctaatttttgtATCAATTCGTCGTTTTCACCTTGACTTTCAATTTCTaattcttgaataattttttcgttttcacgatctctttcattcaatttttgtaagaGTACTTCATTTCTATGTTCTTtttcaattaacttttttataatattttcattttgcaattttttttcattcaacttTTTTCTAATACTTTCACTTCCccgtttgttttcatttaacttatttctaatttcttcattttctacttctttttcatttaacttttttttcattaatacatTTTCCTGTTctttttcgtataattgttgTTTAATTTCTTGAATTTCACGGTCctgattttttaacttttccatAGTTTCTTCATTTTCACGTACATTTTCTACTAATAATTTTTGCACAATGTCTTTCATTTGATCTGATTCAGACTCGAACTGTTTTAAATCTACTTCTGTAATATTCCCTCGTGGTATGTTTTTGTTGATTATAATACcatttatatgtatgtttgaGGGGCACTGAAAAATgcatacacaaaatttaaattttctcgaaaattttaaaattgcgcATCCCCAGAACAGAATCAGTTGCATGAGAATATAAAggttgtttttgaataaatgatCTAATTGAAGGGGTAGTAGAGTACAACAAAATACACACTTTGGTGTGTAAAATATCATTCCATCGGCTCTCTGGGCTAGAGGCGTTACTCTGGTATAGAACGTTCCTCTTGCAAATTTTCGTAGATTAAA includes:
- the LOC123300606 gene encoding trichohyalin-like, whose product is MSGNFPMSIRSVGECEDEIICRKSIKLSNNTFVIQRILPIQCELNFNDKGQWPITNINNICPSNIHINGIIINKNIPRGNITEVDLKQFESESDQMKDIVQKLLVENVRENEETMEKLKNQDREIQEIKQQLYEKEQENVLMKKKLNEKEVENEEIRNKLNENKRGSEKLEIESQGENDELIQKLEDERENEKVRQELRYKYEEIIKKFINKNGLYEQFEKIKQIIEEYECIEHEEVEQEDKDNKKRKYKLIIDKFIVKNNVHPAVEFKNLKQIVEEYEREEKAIFQEDKRKSKERSQVLTENGHENEKILQKILEKKHKHEEVVQQLKEKGRENEESMEKLKNQEREIQEIKQQLYEKEQENVVMKKKLNEKEVENEEIRNKLNESKRGSESIRKKLNEKKLQNENIIKKLIEKERRNEVLLQKLNERDRENEKIIQELEIESQGENDELIQKLEDERENEKVRQELRYKYEEIIKKFINKNGLYEQFEKIKQIIEEYECIEHEEVEQEDNKKRKYELIIEKFIVKNNVHPDVEFKNLKQIVEEYEREEKAIFQENKRKSKEISQVLTENGHGNEKILQKILEKKHEHEEVRQQLNEKERENEENIRKLNESERKNEEITVSLKETEENLIDVLNQLKNELEHQELLREDLKNQSQESQALLLRELESELECSICSEIFIETTTLNCKHSYCNFCIVHWQQTQNNCPICREQIEYRVQINVMDGFINKIFENLSDDMQKRRLELINERSGSS